A genomic region of Thermoanaerobaculia bacterium contains the following coding sequences:
- a CDS encoding aminotransferase class III-fold pyridoxal phosphate-dependent enzyme, translating to MPEIHSPLPDFSPEDARSLVWERFGLPGEVVPLPGERDLNFRVDLASGSFVLKIAHAGEARANLELQHAVLAHLAVREPGLALQRAVPARDGATIVEAQAPSGERHWARLLTFLPGELWSDVAARNRPRAPLLESLGATLGAIDRGLAGFESPAAQRDLKWDLRRAGWIRDYLHHIEGAGRRALVERWLADFDHRVRPALALLRQGVIYNDANDNNILVHAAPRGDRTRAGGRAVAGVIDFGDLCFSNVVCEPAIAAAYATMGLPDPVAGIARLLAGYHAAWPLEAAELEVVHALVCLRLCVSVTNSAYQATVEPGNRYLTISESRAWELLERLSAVEPRLALYKYRAACGLPAHPDSPRVVAWLRAHRERLAPLVEPDLATARLLHSDWSVGSPELGSPAERADLPAWTARLFGRIREAGASAAIGGYDEARPVYESAAFRHRGNDRDEWRTVHLGLDVFLPAGTPVRAPLSGVVHSFANNAAPFDYGPCIVLEHRVADEAGALCFHTLYGHLSAASLAGLAVGQAVRQGDRLATLGDFPENGNWPPHLHLQIVLDMLDQRGDFIGSCLPSERALWLNLCPDPNLLARVPETLFPASPPAVEDLVARREKRLGANLSVAYREPLHLVRGFGQWLWDADGQRYLDAYNNVPQVGHSHPKVVRAASAQLALLNTNTRYLHETILRYASRLTAKLPEPLSVCYFTASGSEANELALRLARGHSGHRDMVVMAGAYHGHTTALVDLSPYKHSGPGGEGPPDWVHVSPLPDTYRGEYRADPSDPTDPGARYAARVAEVIASAHARGRRIAGYLAESMPSVGGQIVLPEGFLPAVYAAVRAAGGLCIADEVQTGFGRTGETFWAFERYGVTPDIVVLGKPIANGYPMGAVVTTPAVARSFANGMEYFSTFGGSTAACAAALATLEVTEEEGLQANAAEVGSRLLRGLRRLAARHPLIGDVRGAGLFLGVELVRDRTTLEPAGAEAGEVANRMRELGVLLGTDGPFHNVLKIRPPLCFSAADADFLLERLETALTEVAAAP from the coding sequence ATGCCCGAAATCCACAGCCCGCTGCCCGATTTCTCGCCGGAGGACGCCCGAAGCCTCGTCTGGGAGCGCTTCGGACTCCCCGGCGAGGTCGTGCCTCTCCCCGGCGAACGCGACCTCAATTTCCGCGTCGATCTCGCGAGCGGGAGCTTCGTGCTCAAGATCGCCCACGCCGGCGAGGCGCGCGCCAACCTCGAACTGCAGCACGCGGTGCTCGCCCACCTCGCTGTGCGCGAGCCCGGCCTCGCCCTGCAGCGCGCCGTCCCGGCGCGCGACGGCGCGACGATCGTCGAGGCGCAAGCGCCCTCGGGCGAGCGCCACTGGGCGCGACTCCTCACCTTCCTGCCGGGGGAGCTCTGGTCCGACGTCGCCGCCCGCAACCGGCCGCGCGCGCCGCTCCTCGAGAGCCTGGGTGCGACCCTGGGGGCGATCGATCGCGGCCTCGCCGGGTTCGAATCCCCGGCCGCCCAGCGCGATCTCAAGTGGGATCTGCGCCGCGCCGGCTGGATCCGTGACTATCTGCACCACATCGAGGGCGCAGGCCGCCGGGCGCTGGTCGAGCGCTGGCTGGCCGACTTCGACCACCGCGTCCGTCCGGCCCTCGCGCTCCTGCGCCAGGGCGTGATCTACAACGACGCCAACGACAACAACATCCTCGTGCACGCGGCCCCCCGGGGTGACCGCACGAGGGCGGGCGGGCGCGCCGTCGCCGGCGTGATCGACTTCGGAGACCTCTGCTTTTCGAACGTCGTCTGCGAGCCGGCGATCGCCGCGGCGTACGCGACGATGGGGCTCCCCGATCCGGTGGCGGGGATCGCCCGCCTGCTCGCCGGCTACCACGCCGCCTGGCCGCTCGAGGCGGCCGAGCTCGAGGTCGTCCACGCGCTCGTCTGCCTGCGGCTCTGCGTCAGCGTGACGAACTCGGCCTACCAGGCGACGGTCGAGCCGGGAAACCGCTACCTCACGATCAGCGAGTCGCGCGCCTGGGAGCTCCTCGAGAGGCTCTCGGCCGTCGAGCCTCGCCTGGCGCTCTACAAGTACCGCGCCGCCTGCGGCCTGCCGGCGCATCCCGACTCGCCGCGGGTCGTCGCCTGGCTGCGGGCCCACCGCGAGCGGCTCGCGCCGCTCGTCGAGCCCGATCTCGCCACCGCCCGGTTGCTCCACTCCGACTGGAGCGTCGGCAGTCCGGAGCTCGGTTCGCCGGCGGAGCGCGCCGATCTCCCGGCGTGGACGGCGCGCCTCTTCGGGCGGATCCGCGAGGCCGGAGCGTCCGCCGCCATCGGCGGCTACGACGAGGCCCGGCCGGTCTACGAGAGCGCGGCCTTCCGCCATCGCGGCAACGACCGCGACGAGTGGCGGACCGTCCATCTCGGCCTCGACGTCTTCCTGCCTGCGGGAACGCCGGTGCGGGCGCCGCTTTCCGGCGTCGTGCACAGCTTCGCGAACAACGCCGCGCCGTTCGACTACGGCCCCTGCATCGTGCTCGAGCATCGCGTCGCGGACGAGGCCGGCGCGCTGTGCTTCCACACGCTCTACGGCCACCTGAGCGCGGCGTCGCTCGCCGGTCTCGCGGTCGGGCAGGCGGTGCGCCAGGGCGATCGTCTCGCGACCCTGGGCGATTTTCCGGAGAACGGCAACTGGCCACCGCACCTGCACCTGCAGATCGTTCTCGACATGCTCGACCAGAGAGGCGACTTCATCGGCTCCTGCCTGCCATCGGAGCGCGCGCTCTGGCTGAATCTCTGCCCGGATCCGAACCTCCTCGCGCGCGTCCCGGAGACGCTCTTCCCGGCCTCGCCGCCCGCAGTCGAGGACCTGGTCGCCCGGCGTGAGAAGCGCCTCGGCGCCAATCTCAGCGTGGCGTATCGCGAACCGCTCCATCTCGTGCGCGGCTTCGGACAGTGGCTCTGGGATGCCGATGGGCAGCGCTACCTCGACGCCTACAACAACGTGCCGCAGGTCGGGCACAGCCATCCGAAGGTGGTGCGCGCGGCGAGCGCGCAGCTCGCCCTGTTGAACACCAACACGCGCTACCTGCACGAGACGATCCTGCGCTATGCGAGCCGGCTGACGGCGAAGCTCCCGGAGCCGCTCTCGGTCTGCTACTTCACCGCCAGCGGCAGCGAGGCGAACGAGCTCGCGCTCCGGCTGGCGCGCGGCCACAGCGGCCACCGCGACATGGTCGTGATGGCCGGGGCCTACCACGGGCACACGACCGCGCTCGTCGACCTCTCGCCCTACAAGCACTCGGGCCCCGGGGGCGAAGGGCCGCCCGACTGGGTGCACGTCTCGCCGCTGCCCGACACCTACCGCGGCGAGTACCGGGCCGATCCCTCCGACCCCACCGACCCCGGCGCCCGGTACGCCGCGCGCGTCGCCGAGGTGATCGCGTCGGCGCACGCCCGCGGGCGCCGGATCGCGGGCTACCTCGCGGAGTCGATGCCCTCCGTCGGCGGCCAGATCGTCCTCCCGGAGGGCTTCCTTCCCGCCGTCTACGCTGCGGTGCGTGCCGCCGGCGGACTGTGCATCGCCGACGAGGTGCAGACCGGCTTTGGTCGCACCGGAGAGACTTTCTGGGCCTTCGAGCGCTACGGCGTGACGCCGGACATCGTGGTGCTCGGCAAGCCGATTGCCAACGGCTATCCGATGGGGGCGGTCGTCACGACCCCCGCGGTGGCGCGATCGTTCGCCAACGGCATGGAGTACTTCTCGACCTTCGGCGGCTCGACCGCCGCCTGCGCCGCCGCTCTGGCGACGCTCGAGGTCACCGAAGAGGAGGGGCTGCAGGCGAACGCTGCCGAGGTCGGCAGCCGGCTGCTGCGGGGACTGCGGCGCCTCGCGGCGCGGCACCCGCTGATCGGCGACGTGCGCGGTGCCGGCCTCTTTCTGGGGGTCGAGCTGGTGCGCGACCGCACGACGCTCGAGCCGGCGGGGGCGGAGGCCGGCGAGGTCGCGAACCGGATGCGCGAGCTCGGCGTGCTCCTGGGCACCGACGGGCCCTTTCACAACGTCCTCAAGATCCGCCCGCCGCTCTGTTTTTCCGCCGCGGATGCCGATTTTCTCCTCGAGCGCCTCGAGACCGCTTTGACCGAGGTGGCCGCGGCCCCCTGA
- a CDS encoding citrate synthase: MSTAKLILDGAEQELPVVVGSEGEVGIDISKLRDKTGAITIDDGYGNTGSCKSAITFIDGDKGILRYRGYPIEELAQARFTEVAFLLIYGHLPNKQELATWREKLTRHSLIHEDMKKFFEGFSPNAHPMAILSAMVASFSTYYSEADDVDLNIVRLLAKAKTVAAFSYKKSIGQPFMYPINDLSYTENFLHMMFAVPAEPFVVSPTLDKALNLLLILHADHEQNCSTSTVRMVGSSGANIFASMSSGICALWGPLHGGANQAVIEMLEHIQKDGGDYKKYVDMAKDKNSNFRLMGFGHRVYKNFDPRSRILKNAADDVLAELGINDPMLEIAMKLEEVALKDDYFVERKLYPNVDFYSGILYRAMGIPTDMFTVMFALGRLPGWIAHWKEMRDQGSRINRPRQIYTGATERAYVPVDQR; the protein is encoded by the coding sequence ATGAGCACGGCGAAACTGATCCTGGATGGCGCGGAGCAAGAGCTTCCGGTGGTCGTGGGCAGCGAAGGCGAGGTCGGCATCGACATCTCGAAGCTGCGCGACAAGACCGGCGCGATCACGATCGACGACGGCTACGGCAACACCGGATCGTGCAAGAGCGCGATCACCTTCATCGACGGCGACAAGGGGATCCTGCGCTACCGCGGTTATCCGATCGAGGAGCTCGCGCAGGCGCGCTTCACCGAGGTCGCCTTCCTGCTGATCTACGGCCACCTGCCGAACAAGCAGGAGCTCGCGACCTGGAGAGAGAAGCTCACGAGGCACAGCCTCATCCACGAGGACATGAAGAAGTTCTTCGAGGGCTTCTCGCCGAACGCCCACCCGATGGCGATCCTCTCGGCGATGGTGGCGTCGTTCTCGACCTACTACTCCGAGGCCGACGACGTCGATCTCAACATCGTGCGCCTGCTGGCCAAGGCGAAGACGGTCGCCGCCTTCTCCTACAAGAAGTCGATCGGACAGCCGTTCATGTACCCGATCAACGACCTCTCCTACACCGAGAACTTCCTGCACATGATGTTCGCGGTGCCGGCCGAGCCGTTCGTGGTCTCGCCGACCCTCGACAAGGCGCTGAACCTCCTGCTCATCCTGCACGCCGATCACGAGCAGAACTGCTCGACCTCGACGGTGCGCATGGTGGGCTCCTCCGGCGCCAACATCTTCGCCTCGATGTCGTCCGGCATCTGCGCCCTCTGGGGGCCGCTCCACGGCGGCGCCAACCAGGCGGTCATCGAGATGCTCGAGCACATCCAGAAGGACGGCGGCGACTACAAGAAGTACGTCGACATGGCGAAGGACAAGAACTCGAACTTCCGGCTCATGGGCTTCGGCCACCGGGTCTACAAGAACTTCGACCCGCGCTCGCGCATCCTGAAGAACGCCGCCGACGACGTGCTCGCGGAGTTGGGCATCAACGACCCGATGCTCGAGATCGCCATGAAGCTCGAGGAAGTCGCGCTCAAGGACGACTACTTCGTCGAACGCAAGCTCTATCCGAACGTCGACTTCTACAGCGGCATCCTCTACCGCGCGATGGGCATTCCGACCGACATGTTCACGGTGATGTTCGCGCTCGGCAGGCTCCCGGGCTGGATCGCCCACTGGAAGGAGATGCGCGACCAGGGTTCGCGCATCAACCGCCCGCGGCAGATCTACACCGGCGCCACCGAACGGGCCTACGTCCCGGTCGACCAGCGCTAG